The DNA region AAGGATAAGAGGAGTCGACACTCCGAGTATCTCGCcccatcttggtcttgggcttcagTGAAGGGTCCGGCCGAGTGGTGGTGGACGCTCAAGCAACACAAGCAAGAGCCCGTCGACCACACCTTCACCCCGCAGATTCTCGAGATGAGCACGGTACCTGCGGGAGACGACCCTTTTAGTGTTCTGAAAGGCGGCACCCTCAGGTTAAAGGGTCTCCTCGTGCCTGTCGGCGCCATGTGGCGAGAACAAGACGGGCTTGAGCATGATCAGCGGTCAATCATGGCCATGCAAGCAGATGGTCATATGACAAAAGTCGGAACTATAACTTTTGATGTCCCTGAGGAAGCTTGCCAAGTTTTGTTGTGCTTTGCCTGTCGTAGGGAGAGCCAGTTTGGTTGGATCGACGCCCTGGGACTGGCTCCGACGGGACAGGGAACGTTGCAGTTTAAGCGTGTGGGACTTGTTCGATCGAAAGAGAAGTCTTGGTGGGAGAAGGCGGTCACGGCAGAGATTAGTATTATATAGAAAGAGCCTTTCTTCGGAAAAAGCTCATGTAGATATTATGTTGAGTTTTCTAGATCAAGGCTATGAGTCAATATCCCATGCGCTGGAAGCCGTTGTTTAGATACTTCCCATTATTTATCCTCTTTTACATCGTTGACTTGATTGGTGCTGTCTGAACTCACTACTTCAGATGTGTCCAAAAGCCCCTGAAGCGCCTGTCGCCAAGAAGTCTGAGTCTGCGTCTGCCATCTCCTGAACCCTTCGCTTTGAGATGGATCCTGCATAATAAGCGTCTCATGGCCAGGTTCTGGCCGCAGTGGGACGTTTTGAGTCATACCCGTGACTCTATAGTCAACTCTTATGCTAtgctccttctcctggatAATGGCACCAGGCTGTTCGACTAGATCGACCTGGAACCCGACGTAGAATCGGGTTTCGCCTCCATCCCAAGGAATAGGAATGAGCGTTAGCAAGTTCAGAAATGGCTTGCCTCCTTTGCGATAGTTGATCAGACTTTGTTGAACTTCGTCTCTCGCTTCAAGacccttcttcaacctcaacaccgCTTCGTTATCCACATAATTTCGCTGCTGACCTACCTGAACGAATCCATCTGGGGCTTGCAAGAACCTACAATTCTTGCCAACAACCTCTCTCCGTGAATATCCCGTCAGGTTCTGGAACATCGCGGAAGCGTAGACGATGGGACAATCGTCCATAGTGATATCGCACACGACAAATGAGCAAGAAAGATCGATCGTTCCAATGTCAAACTTGGGGTTTTTGCGACCCGTGACCTTCCACAGCAGCCCCAATA from Fusarium keratoplasticum isolate Fu6.1 chromosome 12, whole genome shotgun sequence includes:
- a CDS encoding PAS domain-containing protein, whose product is MQDKLSNNPELCDCLTTPLENCLDIFEEFTNTLNGFTQTTRDGKVKVRTWKNIAWAFKDKEIQLFRDTVTTYKMSLDMTALDVDRVELASISGRKGSEWYGTDAHFALNRFLDYTETLCDSPPRSFPGSPSLLPVEASQDLDSLGGMQNSLPEVAQYPTTLPIPRNVIPPPLPKAYSNAEPKFDLLGLLWKVTGRKNPKFDIGTIDLSCSFVVCDITMDDCPIVYASAMFQNLTGYSRREVVGKNCRFLQAPDGFVQVGQQRNYVDNEAVLRLKKGLEARDEVQQSLINYRKGGKPFLNLLTLIPIPWDGGETRFYVGFQVDLVEQPGAIIQEKEHSIRVDYRVTGSISKRRVQEMADADSDFLATGASGAFGHI